One genomic segment of Hydra vulgaris chromosome 14, alternate assembly HydraT2T_AEP includes these proteins:
- the LOC101241012 gene encoding potassium voltage-gated channel protein Shaw isoform X3, which translates to MKKHFTKMDSRSRTPSPTDCASIEKEPQESSYVSSEQNDRIVINVGGCRHETFRSTLRIFPDTRLGWIAIKGKSCIDAYDPIRDEYFFDRHPHAFSQIINYYRTGKLHAPSDICGPMFEAELSYWGLNEKIMEPCCWSKYTEHRDAEENLKVFDNQMLRPQEEQNFQEFYYLEEKNTNANNTNNAMLDSLNSSVWNKNKTSSFFRFKKKVWLLFEKHNSCLAARIISMVSLLFILLSVLSLCFQTMLEIAHPNQLYSDLLLSLDIASFVWLVMELFLRFISAPSKTSFLLNFLNLIDLIVIIPYLGHFCTLGRNGYIKQRTLGVWNRSWFHVMAIARLFRLFRFFRLSTGLQILKHTLIASSKELLLLLLLLAIPVAIFATIVFYCENSSSNSTKFKTIPESFWWAVVTMTTVGYGDIVPTTTIGKFFGVLCALCGVLIIALPVSIIGNNFKLFYHYAQARLKQPFQQKSALVGAANALVSESINQAHGINEDQESSHSNSTNVYKDITQSKRFQRERSSLYVTTHTQKISPRRTLSESFTINKQDNAFLTMNKSGKSIQNNVEKAHINGGFSSAESIGKIDYLSEHHSLSVRPNSEKIYMDSKRSSITSSGFCAIPMSVLSPCELVENINDESSDLQDGLSKPQKPMLERNGSNLKTELNFQIQNLNDYPSNGCSKIDFVQNKMFLYKDNRKRSNNHLHVPEPEGLHELLS; encoded by the exons ATGaagaaacattttacaaaaatg GATTCCCGGTCACGTACACCATCTCCGACAGACTGCGCTTCCATTGAGAAAGAACCTCAAGAGAGTAGTTACGTTAGTTCCGAACAAAATGACAGAATAGTGATAAACGTCGGGGGTTGTAGACACGAAACATTTCGTTCAACACTACGTATTTTTCCCGATACCAGACTCGGATGGATTGCAATTAAAGGAAAGTCATGTATTGATGCTTACGACCCAATTAGAGACGAATACTTTTTTGATCGCCATCCTCATGCTTTTTCACAAATCATTAACTATTATAGAACAG GGAAATTGCATGCTCCTTCAGATATTTGTGGTCCAATGTTTGAAGCAGAATTATCTTATTGGGGGTTAAACGAAAAAATTATGGAACCATGCTGTTGGTCCAAGTACACTGAGCATAGAGATGCcgaagaaaatttaaaagtttttgataatcaAATGCTTAGACCACAGGAGGAACAAAATTTTCAggagttttattatttagagGAAAAAAATACCAACGCTAATAACACTAATAACGCCATGTTAGACTCTTTAAATAGTTCTGtttggaataaaaataaaacttcaagctTTTTTCGTTTCAAAAAGAAAGTTTGgttgttatttgaaaaacaCAACTCGTGTCTTGCTGCACGT ataatatcaatggtttcattattatttatacttctATCCGTACTGTCCTTATGTTTTCAAACAATGTTGGAAATTGCTCATCCCAACCAATTGTATTCCGATCTTCTACTATCTCTTGATATTGCCTCTTTTGTGTGGTTAGTGATGGAACTTTTTTTGCGATTCATATCTGCTCCtagtaaaacttcttttttattgaattttttgaacttaATTGACTTAATTGTTATTATACCTTACCTCGGACATTTTTGTACTCTCGGTCGTAACGgctatataaaacaaagaactttagGAGTTTGGAACAGAAGCTGGTTTCACGTTATGGCAATTGCTCGATTGTTTCGTTTATTTCGTTTCTTCCGATTGTCTACAGGTCTGCagattttaaaacatactttaatAGCAAGTTCAAAAGAGCTTCTTTTATTACTTCTATTGCTTGCTATTCCAGTGGCTATATTTGCAACCATCGTTTTTTACTGTGAAAATTCG tCATCAAACTCCACCAAGTTTAAAACTATACCAGAATCGTTTTGGTGGGCAGTAGTAACTATGACTACTGTAGGCTACGGAGACATAGTTCCAACAACTACTATTGGAAAGTTTTTTGGTGTCTTGTGTGCGCTTTGCGGTgtattaataattgctttacCTGTGTCCATAATAG gaaACAACTTCAAGTTATTTTATCACTACGCCCAAGCACGTCTAAAGCAACCTTTTCAGCAAAAAAGCGCCTTAGTGGGTGCAGCAAACGCTTTGGTTTCAGAATCTATTAACCAAGCCCATGGCATAAACGAAGACCAAGAATCTTCTCATTCAAACTCTACCAATGTTTACAAAGATATTACACAAAGCAAAAG atttcAAAGAGAGCGTTCTTCTTTATACGTCACCACTCACACCCAAAAAATATCACCACGTCGCACACTTAGCGAGTCTTTTACAATAAACAAACAAGACAATGCATTTCTCACAATGAACAAATCAGGAAAAAGCATTCAAAATAATGTAGAGAAAGCCCATATTAACGGTGGATTTTCTTCAGCCGAAAGCATTGGAAAAATAGATTATTTATCTGAGCATCACAGTTTAAGTGTGAGACCTAActctgaaaaaatatatatggatAGCAAGAGATCATCCATAACTAGTTCCGGTTTCTGTGCAATTCCAATGTCAGTATTATCGCCTTGTGAActtgttgaaaatattaatgACGAATCATCCGATCTTCAAGACGGATTATCAAAACCGCAGAAGCCTATGCTCGAACGTAACGGATCGAACTTAAAAACTGAGCTcaattttcaaattcaaaacttaaatgATTATCCTTCAAATGGTTGTTCAAAAATAGATTTTGtgcaaaataaaatgtttttatataaagacaATAGAAAACGGAGCAATAACCATTTACATGTTCCTGAACCAGAAGGGCTGCACGAGCTTCTCAGCTAA